The Candidatus Bathyarchaeota archaeon region TCGAGGCGCCACATCTCCACCAGCTCAGGAAAGAGTGAGAGGGCCATAGAAGTCTCCGTGGGCCCAGAGTGGACGTCCCAATATCTCTTCTGTCTATCCGCGTAAATTTTTGCGAGTTTAGTGTTGCTGGGACCATTGGGCTGGGCTACCATGACATTAAAGTATTCCTTGGCGAGGCGAGAGGTGAGGGAGAAGATGTCACTGTTTCCACCGTGGTGGTTGGACATCACAAAACGTTTCACCCCGTGGTCTGCGAGGCACTCTATGGTGTCCATGAACACTGCAAGGAGTGTGTCCTCCTTTAGAGTCACAGTCCCCCTGTAGCCCATGTGGTGGGGGCTGTATCCAGGCCAGCACGGGTTAAAGCAGAGGCTGTTGGTACGCTTAGCTATTTCATAGATAAAGCGGGTAGCCCCGAGGCTGTCCATACCCAGAGGAAGATGAGGACCATGCTGCTCGATGGAGCCCATCCCTAGGATAATTACGGGCTCGGGCTCGTTATCGATCCAGTCCTCGAACGCGGGGCGGGTAAGCTCCCAGAGCCAGAACTTTTTCAATTTACCGTTTTCTGACATAAGTTCACCTAGAAAATAAAGAGATAAGGGGATTTAATGGGTTCGAAATGACTAAGCT contains the following coding sequences:
- a CDS encoding creatininase family protein gives rise to the protein MSENGKLKKFWLWELTRPAFEDWIDNEPEPVIILGMGSIEQHGPHLPLGMDSLGATRFIYEIAKRTNSLCFNPCWPGYSPHHMGYRGTVTLKEDTLLAVFMDTIECLADHGVKRFVMSNHHGGNSDIFSLTSRLAKEYFNVMVAQPNGPSNTKLAKIYADRQKRYWDVHSGPTETSMALSLFPELVEMWRLDDWTPTLKMHPKLYEFMDPDREDFELVSQVRNATMQPMNIDFTSTGVYGTNDPRNADPEEFNIRFEERVSFFVDFIKIWKTIPVPNAFKK